One region of Acidimicrobiales bacterium genomic DNA includes:
- the folK gene encoding 2-amino-4-hydroxy-6-hydroxymethyldihydropteridine diphosphokinase, protein MPNPRRPEPPAPSSRRPHPPSGDAPSPPTAESALQDRRAPRPVARAFLGLGSNLGDRRAYLAGGVKRLPDVAAVSPLYETDPIGGPPGQGAYLNCVVELATRFTPRELLVAAQAAEAAAHRVRLERWGPRTLDVDVLLVGDEVVDEPDLVVPHPRMWERGFVLVPLGDLAPELIIGRLTSDLARGVRPAGNL, encoded by the coding sequence GTGCCGAACCCACGCCGCCCTGAGCCACCAGCGCCCTCCTCTCGCCGTCCGCACCCTCCCTCGGGCGACGCGCCGTCTCCGCCGACCGCAGAGAGCGCCCTCCAGGACCGTCGCGCGCCCCGTCCCGTCGCCCGCGCGTTCCTCGGCCTCGGATCGAACCTGGGCGACCGGCGCGCCTACCTCGCCGGCGGAGTGAAACGGCTCCCAGACGTCGCTGCCGTCTCGCCGCTCTACGAGACCGACCCGATCGGTGGGCCTCCCGGCCAAGGCGCCTACCTCAACTGCGTGGTTGAGCTGGCCACCAGATTCACACCGCGTGAGCTCCTCGTCGCCGCCCAGGCGGCCGAAGCAGCTGCGCACCGGGTGCGCCTGGAGAGGTGGGGCCCGCGCACGCTCGACGTCGATGTGCTCCTGGTCGGAGACGAAGTCGTCGACGAGCCCGACCTTGTCGTACCGCACCCCAGGATGTGGGAGCGAGGGTTTGTGCTGGTGCCCCTTGGCGACCTCGCGCCGGAGCTGATCATCGGGCGGCTGACATCCGACCTCGCCAGGGGCGTCCGGCCGGCGGGGAACCTCTAG
- the folB gene encoding dihydroneopterin aldolase translates to MDRIELRGLRILGTHGVLPEERDRSQPFEVDLDLDVDLSNAGRSDALGDTIDYGAVAEAVAGVVGGTHSDLLENLAERIAGAALDAGAPLASGVTVTVRKLRPPVPVDLASAGVTVRRSAQPGRPPAQPGR, encoded by the coding sequence TTGGACCGCATCGAGCTGCGCGGTTTGAGGATTCTCGGCACCCACGGAGTCCTGCCGGAGGAACGGGACAGATCCCAGCCTTTCGAGGTCGACCTCGACCTCGACGTGGACCTGTCCAACGCCGGCCGGTCTGACGCGCTTGGGGACACGATCGATTACGGCGCGGTTGCGGAAGCAGTCGCCGGCGTCGTCGGCGGAACCCATTCCGACCTTCTCGAGAACCTCGCCGAACGGATCGCCGGCGCCGCCCTGGACGCGGGGGCGCCACTCGCTTCGGGGGTGACGGTCACTGTCCGCAAGCTGCGGCCGCCCGTGCCCGTCGATCTGGCTTCGGCCGGAGTGACCGTGCGCCGCTCGGCGCAGCCGGGTCGTCCGCCGGCGCAGCCGGGCCGGTGA